The following DNA comes from Desulfobaculum xiamenense.
CCTCGCCCTGCCCCAGATACACGCCGCTGACCGGATGATAGTGATGGATGATCATGCGTGATGACTCCTAGTATTTAATGCAGTACATGAGCGCGACGTTGCGGGGGCGGGTTTCTGGACCGCCGGTCATTGATGTCGTGCCACCAAATGCCCCCGGCAAATGACCGCCATCTCTTGCGCACGAAGTACTATCTCCACTAAAAGCTATACGCTGTTGGTGGTCATGCGCTTTGATTTCATCCCCCTGCGCACTCCCCAGCGCACGCCCGGCATCCACACCGCGCCCGTCGTCCCAACCGCGCACGAATTCGCCGCGCAGGTCCGGCAGGTTGAACGTGGTGGAGCCGTCGCCTGCGCCGAAGCGCGTGCCAATGGCCGCAAACAGGTTCGCATATGTCGTACGCCCGACCGCCGCGCCGTTGCACTTGAGGTGATGCTTGGGCGCAGTAGCCGTCGCCACGGCGATGATCGCCCCCACCGGAACCTCGCTGGCTTTCCACGCAAAATCGCTTGCATCGTGCCCATCGAGCGTATCTGCATCCAAGCCGCTCCCCGACCCGTCATTGCCGTGATGCCAAACCTTGTGCCCGTTCAGGGTGATATCCAGCGGGAGCGTCTGCCCCTGCGTATCTCTTGCAGTTAGATCAAGCTTTCCATACTTTGGGCTGTAGTACCCCCGAACATCCCCCTCTCCATGCGAGGAACTGTAACTATTCCATGTGACATAGCCGCCACTCACCGTCAGCCCATGTCGAGCCCTTAACGTGTCGGCATCCACACCCCCGTCAAAACTTCCCCCGGCCTTCGGCACCGCACCCACCTGCGCGGCGGTCACGGAGTGAGGGTTCGACTTGCTCCCCGTGTGGGCGGCAAGGTCCGTCTGCTCGGCCTTCTTGGCCAGCGTCTGCCTAATGTCCGGATGCGCCTGCGAATCGCGATTGTGCGCAGTCACGGCCGTGGTCGCCATACGCTCGGCGTACTCACGGCTGGCCAGCACCACCGTGGGGTCCACCTTGAGCGTCACGGACGCAGCGCTACCCACCTCCATGACAAGGCGCACGCGCAGCTCCGCCGCGCTGCCCTCATCGAGCTTCGGCTTGTAGGACGCGGGCAGGTTGCCCACGGCGAACAGGTTGCCGTCGCTGTCGATGACGCCCGCCTCGCGAATGGTCCAGCCGCCCACCTCAGACGGAATAACCAGTTCGCCCACGATGTAGTTGGGATTGTCCGGGTCAGTCTCAAGTGTGTTGAGCTGCGCCCGGTACACCTCACGCACGAGGGCCGTGCGCACCGCATCCGGCGTCACGCTCTCGCCGCCGCCGTCGCCCACGGCCATGTGCGTGAGCGTGATGCTCTGGCCGAGCGCAACGGCATTCGCCAGCTTGGCCCGACCAATATCAGTGAGTATGACAAAGAATTCCTTGGCCATTGCTCCCTCGCTAGGGGTTGACGGTTACGCTTGAAAAGTTCTGCAACGCACATCCAGCCCACACGGCACCGGTCTCGGAGATGTTCTCGGCCTGCCACGGCACAACGCGAAGCACCGCGCCGGTCTGCAAGGCAACTCCCGCGCACACCTCCCCACGCACCTTGCTCGCCACGGTGAACCCAGCAAAATGCGACCGCGTATTCTTGGCGGCGGCGACCACCCGCGTCAGCGAGCCGTACAGCGCGGCGTCCACGCCCCGGTCGTCCACCTCGATCTCGATGGAAAAGGTGAACGGCTGCCCGGCTGGCTCGGCCTCCCACCACTCGCGGATGCGCACACGGTAGCCCAGCGAGCCCACGGCCCGGTCCACGGCTCCGCGCGTGCCCTTGTGCCGATGCACCCACACGGCGGCGCGAACGACCTCGCGCTTCTGCTCCTCGCTCCACGCGGCATCCCACGCATCCACGGACAGCGCCCACGCCAGCCATGGCAAAAGCTCCGCCGGACAGTCTCCGGGACTCCACACCTCACGCA
Coding sequences within:
- a CDS encoding phage tail protein, encoding MAKEFFVILTDIGRAKLANAVALGQSITLTHMAVGDGGGESVTPDAVRTALVREVYRAQLNTLETDPDNPNYIVGELVIPSEVGGWTIREAGVIDSDGNLFAVGNLPASYKPKLDEGSAAELRVRLVMEVGSAASVTLKVDPTVVLASREYAERMATTAVTAHNRDSQAHPDIRQTLAKKAEQTDLAAHTGSKSNPHSVTAAQVGAVPKAGGSFDGGVDADTLRARHGLTVSGGYVTWNSYSSSHGEGDVRGYYSPKYGKLDLTARDTQGQTLPLDITLNGHKVWHHGNDGSGSGLDADTLDGHDASDFAWKASEVPVGAIIAVATATAPKHHLKCNGAAVGRTTYANLFAAIGTRFGAGDGSTTFNLPDLRGEFVRGWDDGRGVDAGRALGSAQGDEIKAHDHQQRIAFSGDSTSCARDGGHLPGAFGGTTSMTGGPETRPRNVALMYCIKY
- a CDS encoding phage tail protein I, producing MSRSLLPPSASALERALAEGVARLSAVPVPLREVWSPGDCPAELLPWLAWALSVDAWDAAWSEEQKREVVRAAVWVHRHKGTRGAVDRAVGSLGYRVRIREWWEAEPAGQPFTFSIEIEVDDRGVDAALYGSLTRVVAAAKNTRSHFAGFTVASKVRGEVCAGVALQTGAVLRVVPWQAENISETGAVWAGCALQNFSSVTVNP